A single Osmerus mordax isolate fOsmMor3 chromosome 7, fOsmMor3.pri, whole genome shotgun sequence DNA region contains:
- the cdk16 gene encoding cyclin-dependent kinase 16 isoform X1 has protein sequence MDRMRKIKRQLSLTLRGGSTGDKNLSDSIGSQDATSHSDSEAMPGRVRGGSGPGSSVRGSSGRAGGSLSMHSLLQSYSSHLRRPRSLGRSLSSYLNHTTRLEIVHEDVKMGSDGESDQVSATSSEEVHSPVRVRMRDKPGRKISTEDINKRLSLPADIRLPDGYLEKFSLNSPLFDKPLSRRLRRVSLSEIGFGKLETYVKLDKLGEGTYATVYKGRSKLTDNLVALKEIRLEHEEGAPCTAIREVSLLKDLKHANIVTLHDIIHTQKSLTLVFEYLDKDLKQYLDDCGNTIHIHNVKLFLFQLLRGLNYCHRRKVLHRDLKPQNLLINERGELKLADFGLARAKSIPTKTYSNEVVTLWYRPPDILLGSTDYSTHIDMWGVGCIFYEMSTGRPLFPGSTVEEELHFIFKLLGTPTEETWPGITSNEDFISYNYPRYRADRLHNHTPRLDSEGVELLSKLLQFEGKKRISAEESMRHLYFHSLGERVLTLPDSTSIFALQDIQLEKEAGIRTSSLSDSVNSISRRQSLLF, from the exons aggccATGCCGGGGCGTGTCCGGGGGGGCAGTGGCCCTGGTAGCAGTGTGCGGGGGTCCTcagggagggcggggggctCCCTCAGCATGCACTCCCTGCTCCAGTCCTACAGCTCCCACCTGCGCCGACCACGCAGCCTGGGACGGAGCCTCAGCTCCTATCTCAACCACACCACACGTCTCG agatcgtCCATGAGGATGTGAAGATGGGCTCTGATGGTGAGAGTGACCAGGTGTCGGCTACCTCCTCGGAGGAGGTCCACAGTCCTGTCAGGGTCCGCATGAGGGACAAACCTGGACGCAAGATCtctacagag GATATAAACAAGCGCCTGTCTCTGCCGGCGGACATCCGTCTGCCAGATGGCTACCTGGAGAAGTTCAGCCTCAACAGCCCCTTGTTTGATAAACCACTGAGCCGAAGACTGAGACGAGTCTCTCTG TCCGAGATCGGCTTTGGGAAGCTGGAAACCTACGTGAAGCTTGACAAGCTAGGCGAG gGGACGTATGCTACGGTGTACAAGGGCCGCAGCAAGCTGACGGACAACCTGGTGGCCCTGAAGGAGATCAGACTGGAGCACGAGGAGGGAGCGCCCTGCACCGCCATAAGAGAAG TGTCTCTGCTGAAGGATCTCAAACACGCCAACATAGTCACCCTGCATGACATCATTCACACTCAGAAGTCGCTCACGCTGGTCTTTGAGTACTTG GATAAGGACCTGAAGCAATACCTGGACGACTGTGGCAACACGATCCACATCCACAATGTGAAG CTCTTCCTGTTCCAACTGTTGAGAGGTCTGAACTACTGCCATCGCCGGAAGGTCCTCCACCGCGACCTCAAGCCTCAGAACCTGCTCATCAACGAGCGTGGCGAGCTCAAACTGGCTGACTTTG GTCTGGCCCGGGCCAAGTCCATTCCCACCAAGACGTACTCCAACGAGGTGGTGACTCTGTGGTACCGCCCCCCTGACATCCTGCTGGGCAGCACTGACTACTCCACACACATCGAcatgtg gggggtggggtgtatcTTCTATGAGATGTCTACAGGACGTCCTCTCTTCCCCGGCTCcacagtggaggaggagctgcactTTATCTTCAAACTGcttg gAACTCCTACAGAGGAGACCTGGCCTGGTATCACCTCCAACGAGGACTTCATCTCCTACAACTACCCTCGTTACCGTGCCGACCGTCTGCACAACCACACCCCAAG ACTGGACAGTGAAGGAGTGGAGCTGCTGTCTAAGCTGCTGCAG TTTGAAGGGAAGAAGCGCATCTCAGCGGAGGAGTCCATGAGACACCTGTACTTCCacagcctgggagagagagtccTCACACTGCCTGATA GTACATCAATATTTGCACTTCAAGACAttcagctggagaaggaggctgGAATCAGAACCAGCTCCTTATCTGACTCTG